Proteins found in one Muntiacus reevesi chromosome 2, mMunRee1.1, whole genome shotgun sequence genomic segment:
- the DEFB121 gene encoding beta-defensin 121 codes for MKFLLILTVTLLLVQVTSAMKCWNMLGRCRETCEQNEVFYIMCKNYGMCCVSPKHVPVRN; via the exons atGAAGTTCCTTCTGATTTTGACTGTTACCCTGCTCCTGGTCCAGGTCACCTCAG cCATGAAGTGTTGGAATATGTTGGGAAGATGCAGAGAAACGTGTGAACAGAATGAAGTGTTCTATATAATGTGCAAGAATTATGGTATGTGCTGTGTGTCTCCCAAGCACGTGCCTGTCCGAAACTGA